The region GGCGATTCTGCGTACGGTTGGGTAGTAGCATCGAAGGATGGAACAAGTTGATTTTCTTGTAGTCGGTGCGGGAATTGCGGGTCTGAGTGCGGCGATTTGCCTGGCGCGGGTGGGCAGGGTGATGGTCGTCACCAAGGAAGAGCTGGCTGAGTCGAACACGGCATACGCGCAGGGCGGCATTGCAGTGGCAATGGGCGGCGAGGAGGACGTCGCGCTGCATCTCGAAGACACGATGAGCGCGGGTGATGGGCTGGTGAATCGCGAGGCGGCGTCGGTGCTGGTGGAGCAGGGGCCGCGACGGGTGGAGGAACTGCTGGCGTGGGGAACGAAGTTCGATCGCGAGAACGGCGAGTTGATGCTGACGCGCGAAGGAGCGCATAGCCGGTCGCGGATTCTGCATGCGAATGGGGACGCCACGGGAAAAGAGATCGCCGTGTCGCTGCTGCGGCATGTGCGCGAGATGGATTCGATTGAGTTGATGGAGTGGACGACCGGCGTCGATCTGCTGATGGAAGGTGGGCGCGTCGTTGGAGCGACGCTGCTGGATGGCGAGGGCGGCGTACGCGTGGTTCGAGCGAAGGCGGTGCTGCTGGCCAGTGGCGGAGCAGGGCAGGTCTATAGCGACACGACGAATCCGGCCGTGGCCACCGGGGACGGCATTGCGATGGCTTACCGGGCGGGTGCTGAGGTGAGCGATATGGAGTTCTACCAGTTTCATCCGACGGCGTTCAGCGTGCCGGGTGCGCCGAGGTTTTTGATGAGCGAGGCGCTGCGGGGTGAGGGCGCGTATCTGGTGAATGCCAAAGGCGAGCGGTTTATGGAGCGGTATCATCCTCTGCTGGAGCTGGCTCCGAGAGATGTGGTGGCGCGTGCGATTACGCATGAGGGCATGGATGGTGAGGTTTATCTGGACATGCGCCACGTGAAGAAGGATCTGCAGACGCGGTTTCCTGGGATCTCGAAGTTTCTGGCGAAGTACAGGCTGGAGTTGGGCCGCGATTTGATCCCGGTGCGTCCGGCGGCGCACTACCTGATGGGCGGCGTAAGGACGGATGTGCATGGACGAAGCTCGTTGCCGGGGCTGTATGCAGCGGGCGAGGTGGCTTGCACGGGAGTCCACGGAGCGAATCGGCTGGCCAGCAACTCTTTGCTGGAAGGGCTGGTCTTCGGAGTGCTGGCTGCGGAGGCGATGATTGCCGATGACGGCACGCAGCACGAGCCTGTGGTTGAGGATCAGGGGGGCGAGGTGGCTGCCGTAGCGACAGGTTCTGCTACCGGGGAGAAAGCTACGGAGCGATGGATTGCGGAGCTGCGGGATCTGATGTGGAAATATGCAGGATTGCTGCGGGATGCTGCAGGATTGCAGGAGGCCAAGCGGCGGCTGGACGCGCTTGCGGTGACGATGCCGCGCGGGATGTTCCGGCGAGCGTTGGAGGCTCGCAATCTATATACCGTGGCCGAGTTGATCGTCGCTGCCGCGTTGGGACGTGAGGAGAGCAGGGGAGCGCACTACCGCAACGATTTTCCCGAGAGGGATGCGGTGGCGCGGCACTCGGTCATGTCGAAGGACGGATTGAAGTTTGTGGCTTAAAGTCTTCAGCCCAGCGAAAGATGCTTCGCTGGGCCGGAGATAACTTCTGCGAGCGAATTAGAAGCGGAGGTAGAAGCCGATACCTGGCTCGAAGGTCGAGGTGTGGTGCAGGATGGTCAGGTAGTTCTGTCCGAAGTCGGGGGCAAGGAAGAAGACCTGACGGAACTGGGCGCGGAAGCCGAAGTGCGGTGAGAACGCGTCATCGACACCGAGAGAGTAGTAGTAGGCCGCACGGGCCTGCTCGCGCAGTGACTGGCCGCCATAGGTGGTCGGACGGAAGGCGATGGAGCCGAGACCGCCGGAGACGAATGGCTGCAACGAGAATAGCTTCGGCGTATGGGCTACATAGCCGAGGGTGTACTCAGAGGCGTTGGTCTGTACGCCGGCGCTGGTAGCTCCTCCGCTTGTGGGGGAGCCGAAAGGGCTGAAGGTCTCGGTGTAACGAGCGTAGGTGTAGTTGCCTTCAAAGCCAAGATAGGGAGACTTGGTGTAACGAACAGTGATCAGCGCGCCGAGCGTGTTGCCGGTCGAGAGATTGACGGTGAGAGGGTTGCCATTGGCGTCCGTCGGGCCGCTCTTGGGAACGCCGCTGCCGCTGCCGTTGAACTGACCGATGCCGCTGATGCTGAAATCGATGCGGTCGAGCTGCTTGGAAAGTGCAGGGGACTGAGCTTTTGCGATTGGTCCCGCCAGAGTTGCGAGCAGGCAAAACAGAACACTCCGGGTGCAGGACAGGCGGGACACATTCAACATCGAGACGAGACTCCCTTGGATCGTAGGATCGTACTTTTGGCTAGTTGTTTTTAGCGCGAACTGATACTCATTCCAGTTTACCCCGGTTGCCGTGGCAGTGCCTCAGGATCGGGCGGAATCTGCTGTCGGCTCGACGATAAGGGTGAGACCGTCGATGCTGCGCACAAGAACGCTGGCCCCGGCAGGGAGGGTGGCATGGTCACGTAGAGATGCCTGCCAGATCTCGCCGCGGATCTCGACCTGACCGTTGGGCGTCAGAGGAGTCCGTGCGACGGCGATAGCTCCCAGCATGGCCTGAGGCCCGGTAAGGACCTTGCCGCGACGAGCACGCAGGGCGATCCAGGCCAGGCCGAACGAGATGGCTCCGAAGCCAATGCCTGCGCCGAGCGCGGTTCCGGTGTGTACCTGTAGCTCGGGTACCGAAGAGTTGACCAGGGTAGCCAAGCCGAAGACGAGGCAGATGGTTCCGGACAGCGCCAGCATGCCGTGGCTGGCGAACTTGGTTTCGAGCACCATCAGAACGACAGCCGCAATCAGCAGCAGCACCGCGGTGTGGCGGATGGGTAGCAGGTTCAGGCCGAAGAGGCTCAGCAGCACGAGCAGCGTTCCGATGGAGCCGGGAATGATGGTTCCGGGAACATTGAACTCGAGATAGATCAGCAGTCCGCCGAGCACAAGCAGAAGGACGGCGAGGTTGGGATCGGTGAGGCGGGTGAGCAGCCGCTCGCGTAGGGACGGTGCGATTTCGATGATGGTTGCGTTCTGGAGGTGAAGCGTGTCGGAGCTGCCATCGAAGCGTGTGATCGTGCGTCCGTCGAGCGAGGATAGCAGGGATTGATCGTTGTTGGATACGAGGTCGATGAGCTTGAGGTTGAGAGCCTCCTCGTCGCTGTAGGACTTCGAGTTGCGAACGGCATCTTCGGCGGCCTGTACGTTGCGTCCGCGACGAGAGACATAGGAACGGAGAAAGGCCGCGGCGTCGTTCTCGATCTTCTGCTTGAGGATGGCGTCAGGCTCGCGGCCTTCGGTGACTGGATGGGAGGCTCCGGCGTTCGTTCCGGGCGCCATGGCGGCTATATCTGCGGCCTCCAGCAGAAAGAAGCCTGCCGATCCGGCACGACTGCCGGTAGGCGAGATATAGACGATAACCGGAACGGAGGATTTTTCGATGGACTCGACCATGACGCGGGTTGAGTCAAGCAGACCACCCGGAGTGCCGAGCGAGACGATGACTGCCTTGGCATGGATGCGTGCGGCTTCGTCAAGACCGCGTTGGAGATAATCGGCCGTGATGGGCTGAACGGTATCGTGAATGATGAGTTTGACGACGACAGGCTTAGCGTTGTCGGCGCGTGCGATGGTGGACAGAAGACAGCACAGTGCCACCAGGAGCGCAGTGCGGAGCTTCAGCAAGGTCTTCATGGGATGCGCTGTCCGCGCGCGAGCAGAGCTTGCCGCATGGCCAGCGCTGCCGGGTTTTTGGGATCGAGCTTGAGAGCATTGCTGACATCGGCAGCAGAGGCGTCCATCTGTTTGGCTTCGAGCTCGATCTTGGCAAGGACCATGTAGGCGTCGGCTGTGGGACGGAGTTTGAGCGAGGTCTGCGCTTCGGCGCGAGCGTCATCGGTGTTGCCGGTGCGTGCGCGGATCTGGGCGAGACCAGTATGGGCAGCGGCACTCGAAGAATCGGCTGTGATAGCGGCCTGGAACTCCTGCTCGGCTTCGGGAATCAGCCCTTGCGTCAGGTATTCGTTGCCCGACTGCGTGTATTCAATGGCCTGTTTTGCAGGCGGCAGGTTGGCAAGACGCATGGCGCGCATCTGGTCGAGCTGAAAGGCTGCCTGGCGGAACGAGGCCTCGGAGTAGGTCCTGCGGATGCGCTCGAGCGGATCGAAGTCAGCTTCGTCGGACGATGACGTTGCAGCATCGGCGGTGCCGGATTTAGTAGAGGTTGCCGGAGTCGGTTTGAGGCTTCTGCCGGAGTGGATACGCGCCTTCAGCAAGTCTGCTTCCTTGTCCGTGGGACGGAGCTTCAGGGTCTCATCGACCTCTCGCTGTGCACCGGCAAAGTCGCCCTGACGAAGCAGCGAGACGGCGAGGTTGTAGTGATAGTCCGCGTCGTTGGGGTCGGCGGTGGAGGCGCGCTGGAAGAGAGGAACAGCGTTGTGCCCCTGACGGCTGGCGGCCACTCCCTGGTTGTTGACGACCTCGGGCAGCGGAAGGCGGCTGGCGACGAAGGCGAAGGCTGACTCGGCATCGGCGTATTTGCCGGAGTTGAAGCGGGCGAGGCCAAGGTAGAAGCCGGCTTCGAGCGCGCGACGGTCGCTATGCGGAACTTTGGCGAGGGTAGTGGCGGCCTGGTCGTACTCTCGCTGGGTGAACTGTGCCTTGCCCAGCGCGAGCAAAGCGGCAGGGTAATTGGGCGTAAGAGCAACAGCCATCTGGAGACGCTTAATTTGCTCCTGCGGCGAGGCCGCGCTGATGCCGCGAATATAGTTCTCAAACGAGTTCAGGGGAACCCCGCCGGCGGCGGCGAGGAAGGTTTGCTGCGCAACGTTGAAGTGGGGATCGATGCGCTTTGCGATCGTCCATGCAATGGAATTCTCGACGTCGAAGAGACGCGGCAGATCGCTGGAGTCGGAGAGCGGCTGCGATAGGCTGAGCTTGTCGACGTTCAGAATCTGCGCCTGCACATTGATGCGATTGTTGCTGACCGTATAGCTGCCCACGATGACGAAGTTGGCATCGAGCGTCTGGGCGATGCGGATGGTCGTGGCGCGGCTGGGCTTGAAGTCGACCGGCAGACCCAGATGGTCGAGCGCGTACTGGCGGTCGTCGGTGGTGATTGTAAGGAACCCGGCCGAGGTGAGCCGCTGATTGAGCGTGTCCGGGAACGAATCGCCAATCCAGTCGAGATTGGGCTGGCCGGAGCGGTTGTCAAAGGGCAGCACAAGGACGACACGGCCCATCCCCTGAGCCGGCTCGGTGTCAGCGGTGTTCTGTACCGCGTTGGCGAGGGGAGAAAGCCCAAGGGCGCAGCACAGGACGAGTGCAGCAGGCAGCCATTTTTTTCGAAGAATCGAGCGCGGGTTTAACAGTCTCAGCACAGCTATGAGTATAGAGCGTGTGTGCTAGCGCGGCAGCCTGAGCGATGCATCGACGATGCGAGGAAAGCGCAGGACGGCTGCCCACTCGCCTTTGCGATGCGCTTGCCAGACGACTTCTCCGTGCAGAAGGGCTGCGGCTGCGGCAGGGTGCATGTCGTGGTGGAAGTCGAAGAACTTTGCGTCTTCGGATTCATTTGGCTTGCTGAGATTGATC is a window of Edaphobacter dinghuensis DNA encoding:
- a CDS encoding NfeD family protein; this translates as MKTLLKLRTALLVALCCLLSTIARADNAKPVVVKLIIHDTVQPITADYLQRGLDEAARIHAKAVIVSLGTPGGLLDSTRVMVESIEKSSVPVIVYISPTGSRAGSAGFFLLEAADIAAMAPGTNAGASHPVTEGREPDAILKQKIENDAAAFLRSYVSRRGRNVQAAEDAVRNSKSYSDEEALNLKLIDLVSNNDQSLLSSLDGRTITRFDGSSDTLHLQNATIIEIAPSLRERLLTRLTDPNLAVLLLVLGGLLIYLEFNVPGTIIPGSIGTLLVLLSLFGLNLLPIRHTAVLLLIAAVVLMVLETKFASHGMLALSGTICLVFGLATLVNSSVPELQVHTGTALGAGIGFGAISFGLAWIALRARRGKVLTGPQAMLGAIAVARTPLTPNGQVEIRGEIWQASLRDHATLPAGASVLVRSIDGLTLIVEPTADSARS
- a CDS encoding tetratricopeptide repeat protein; translated protein: MLRLLNPRSILRKKWLPAALVLCCALGLSPLANAVQNTADTEPAQGMGRVVLVLPFDNRSGQPNLDWIGDSFPDTLNQRLTSAGFLTITTDDRQYALDHLGLPVDFKPSRATTIRIAQTLDANFVIVGSYTVSNNRINVQAQILNVDKLSLSQPLSDSSDLPRLFDVENSIAWTIAKRIDPHFNVAQQTFLAAAGGVPLNSFENYIRGISAASPQEQIKRLQMAVALTPNYPAALLALGKAQFTQREYDQAATTLAKVPHSDRRALEAGFYLGLARFNSGKYADAESAFAFVASRLPLPEVVNNQGVAASRQGHNAVPLFQRASTADPNDADYHYNLAVSLLRQGDFAGAQREVDETLKLRPTDKEADLLKARIHSGRSLKPTPATSTKSGTADAATSSSDEADFDPLERIRRTYSEASFRQAAFQLDQMRAMRLANLPPAKQAIEYTQSGNEYLTQGLIPEAEQEFQAAITADSSSAAAHTGLAQIRARTGNTDDARAEAQTSLKLRPTADAYMVLAKIELEAKQMDASAADVSNALKLDPKNPAALAMRQALLARGQRIP
- a CDS encoding outer membrane beta-barrel protein, encoding MLNVSRLSCTRSVLFCLLATLAGPIAKAQSPALSKQLDRIDFSISGIGQFNGSGSGVPKSGPTDANGNPLTVNLSTGNTLGALITVRYTKSPYLGFEGNYTYARYTETFSPFGSPTSGGATSAGVQTNASEYTLGYVAHTPKLFSLQPFVSGGLGSIAFRPTTYGGQSLREQARAAYYYSLGVDDAFSPHFGFRAQFRQVFFLAPDFGQNYLTILHHTSTFEPGIGFYLRF
- the nadB gene encoding L-aspartate oxidase — encoded protein: MEQVDFLVVGAGIAGLSAAICLARVGRVMVVTKEELAESNTAYAQGGIAVAMGGEEDVALHLEDTMSAGDGLVNREAASVLVEQGPRRVEELLAWGTKFDRENGELMLTREGAHSRSRILHANGDATGKEIAVSLLRHVREMDSIELMEWTTGVDLLMEGGRVVGATLLDGEGGVRVVRAKAVLLASGGAGQVYSDTTNPAVATGDGIAMAYRAGAEVSDMEFYQFHPTAFSVPGAPRFLMSEALRGEGAYLVNAKGERFMERYHPLLELAPRDVVARAITHEGMDGEVYLDMRHVKKDLQTRFPGISKFLAKYRLELGRDLIPVRPAAHYLMGGVRTDVHGRSSLPGLYAAGEVACTGVHGANRLASNSLLEGLVFGVLAAEAMIADDGTQHEPVVEDQGGEVAAVATGSATGEKATERWIAELRDLMWKYAGLLRDAAGLQEAKRRLDALAVTMPRGMFRRALEARNLYTVAELIVAAALGREESRGAHYRNDFPERDAVARHSVMSKDGLKFVA